AGACTTCGGCCGCAGTACGAAGTTCTTTCCTTTGGTGGGGCTTATCTTAGGTCTTATTTATATGCTGGCTTCCTGGTGCTTGATTGCCGTCTTTGGCTGGGCCAATCTTGTCACGACCTTGCTGGTGATTTTGCCGGTGCTGCTCACGGGCGGTCTGATGCTGGATGGTTTTATGGATACTGTGGATGGTGTCTTTTCCGGACGGGAACGGGAGCGGCAGCTGGAAATCATGAAGGACAGCCGGGTGGGTTCCTTCGGCGTGCTTGCCTTGGTATGCCTCTTTTTGGTCAATTGGTCGGCTCTGCGGGATGTGAAGCTGGTGCTCATTATGACGGCACTTTTCGTCATGCCCATTATCGGCCGCATGGCCATGGTGATGGCGATTGCTTTCTTCCCTTATGCTCGCAAGGAGGGCATGGGCAAAATCTTTGCGGAAATGGCCG
The Selenomonas ruminantium AC2024 DNA segment above includes these coding regions:
- the cobS gene encoding adenosylcobinamide-GDP ribazoletransferase, which translates into the protein MKSFITALQFLTRIHLKNQMDLTAEDFGRSTKFFPLVGLILGLIYMLASWCLIAVFGWANLVTTLLVILPVLLTGGLMLDGFMDTVDGVFSGRERERQLEIMKDSRVGSFGVLALVCLFLVNWSALRDVKLVLIMTALFVMPIIGRMAMVMAIAFFPYARKEGMGKIFAEMADRETVLLAAAVTLVFVVPWGQAAIAALLIGLGFAWLVAKWLTYKLGGLTGDTYGAIETLTETVVLLVFWGTSWIPGGLHILWR